AAATGGATAACAGCAGTTTAGCACACACAAAATGGAAATGCAAATACCATATAGTTTTCGCACCGAAATACAGAAGACAAATCATATATGGGAAAATAAAAAGTGATATCGGAGTTATACTGAGAAAGCTATGCGAACATAAAGGTGTTGAAATTATAGAAGCAAGTGCTTGCCCGGATCACGTTCACATGTTGGTAAGCATACCGCCGAAAATAAGCGTGTCAAGTTTTGTGGGGTATCTAAAAGGAAAGAGTTCATTAATGATATTTGATAGGCATGCGAACTTGAAATATCGATATGGCAATCGACAGTTTTGGTGTAAAGGATACTATGTAGATACAGTAGGTCGAAATAAAAAAGCAATTGAAGAGTATATCAAAAATCAGTTAAAAGACGATGTGATCGCCGAGCAACTTACTTTGAAAGAGCTAGTTGACCCGTTCACGGGTGAGCCAGCAAAAAAGTCGAAATAAGACCCCTTTAGGGGTAGACTGAAAAGGCTATGCGGTTGGCGGACTATTCAGCGAGTCTTGAGACTCAGCCAGTATTATGCCCTTATAGGGCTAAAGCAAACCACCCGTTAGACGGGTGGTCCTGATTTGCAGAAGGGAGGCGGATAAAAGAAAAAAAGTACTGACAAACGCGATGGAATGAGCGATGAGGGGGAATCAAGATGAAATTACGCGGCAAACTTACGTTGATCTTTTCGGTACTGACACTGCTCGTGTTGCTGATTACATCGATTGTCGGTTATAAATTTGCCGAACAACAAGTGACGAGCGGAATTGAAAGGGAACTGAATGAAAGCATCAATGCGCATGCGAACAAGTTGGACGGTTGGTTGATCAGTAAAGCGAAGATGCTGGAAATTACAGTGGGAACGCTGAAAAGTACGGTCGGAGACGGTGAAATTACGGTGCCGATGCTGGCCGGATACAAGACGGTGGACAAGGAATTATCGGATGTGTATTTCGGTTCGGCGGAAGGGAAAATGATTGACGGCAGCGGCTGGACGCCGCCGGCGGATTATGACCCGCGCGCTCGTTCCTGGTATAAGGATGTAAAAGCGCAGGATAAGTTGATCTTTACCGATCCGTATCTGGATATGGTTACGAAGAAGATGGCGGTGTCGGTCGCGCTGCCGGTGAAAAACGCGGCAGGCCAATTGCGCGGCGTGGCGGCGGAAGATATTTTGATGCAGACGCTTGTCGATAGCATCAAAGATATCACTCTGAACGGTGAGGGGTATGCGTATCTGCTTGACGCAAAGGGCGTGATGCTGGCGCATCCGGTAGCCGAGCTGGTGAACAAGAATGTATTGAATGATGAAAGCGACAAAGCATCTGCGGCGCGAACCAAAGAAATGCTAAGCAATGAACGGGGCTTCATCAAGTACAGCTTTAATGACAAGGACGTCATGGTCGTATACAAGAAAGTGCCTGCAACGGGCTGGGTCTTGGCGATTGCGGTGCCGCAAGAGGTCGTGTACAAGCCGTTGGCGGCGCTGAAGTGGCTCTATGGGGCGCTTACGTTGGGCGCGATGCTCCTAGTGCTTTTGGTCACGTTCATCACCGCGAAGCGGATGACGAAGCCGATGGAAATTCTGGCTTCACAGGTGAATGTCGTAGCGAACGGCGATTTGACGGTACAGGCGACCGTTAATGGTCAGGATGAGATTGCTTCTCTGGCAACGGATTTCAACAAGATGGTAAGGAATTTGCGCAAGCTGATCCTTGAGGTGAATCATAGCGCCGAGCAGGTGGCGGCATCTTCGGAAGAGTTGACGGCCAGCGCGGAGGAATCGGCCAAGGCGTCGAGCCAGGTGGCCGGTTCGATTACCGATATCGCGCAAGGTACGGACGAACAATTGCGCGCGGTTGAGCAGGCGGAAGACGTGGTCAAAGCGATATCGGACGGAATTGAGCGTATGACGGTCGATGCTGACAAAGCGGTGCAAAAATCGGCGCAGGCGGCCGAACGCGCTAAGGCGAGCGGTCTTTCAATCGACAAGGCGGTGCATCAAATGCAGTTGATCGAAGAGACGGTCAACACGTCGGCGCAGGTCGTTGCGAATCTTGGCGAACGTTCGAAGGAAATCGGCCAGATTGTTGAGACGATTTCCGGCATTGCCGGGCAGACGAATTTGCTGGCGCTCAATGCGGCGATTGAAGCGGCGCGCGCCGGAGAACAAGGGCGGGGGTTTGCCGTAGTGGCCGATGAGGTTCGTAAACTAGCAGAGCAGTCGCAGGAAGCCGCCAAGCAAATTGCCGCGTTGATTGGTGAAATTCAAAGTGAGACTGCGAAGGCGGTTGCAGCGATGGACAGCGGCACACATGAGGTCAGCGTTGGGACACAGGTCGTCAATGAAGCGGGCGGCGCGTTCACTGAAATCGACGGATTGGTGCGGCAGGTAGTGGAACAAATCGAAGGCTTCTCGTCTGCGATGCAACAGATCGACAATGGAAGCCGAAGCATCGTTTCATCGATGAAAACGATTGATGCGTTGAGCAAGAAGGCGGCTGGGGAAACGCAGACGGTATCGGCTGCGACCGAAGAACAGTCGGCGTCGATGCAGGAAATCGCGTCGGCGAGCCAAAATCTGGCCGAAATGGCGCAAAAACTGCAGGAAACGGTGAAGCAATTCGAGGTGTGAAGTTTGTTGTAAAAAGCAGGCCGATAAAAGCATAACGCAAGTTAAAACAGCAGCCGATGGCTGCTGTTTTAACTTGTTCTTTCTACGCTGATTCGTGGTAAAATAAAAAGCGAAGCAGAGGAGGGAGAGAATGAAGTCATTACAAAAAGCGGCCGCGTTTCTGGTAATGATCGGTTTGGAACGGGGGCGTAGTGTTCTTGATCTGATGGATAGTGATGAAATAAAAACGGTGGTGGACGCGATCGGCAAGTTGCCGGCGTTAACGCCCGAGATGCAGCAGCTGGTGTGGCGTGAGTTTGCCGCTTTGGGCTATAAGGAAGATATGAATCCCTCGGATACGCTGAATGCGATACGGGGACTGTTTAACGGCAGCAAGATCAGCGAAAGGGCGGCTGCCGGCTGGTTCCAGAAGTAGCGGCAGGAAGTTTTGCGTCGGGACAGAATATTAGCGAAGTATGGTTTTGTTGGTCAGCGTAAAAAGGAAAGGATGATGAATGAAATGATATTGGGAATTATTGGCGCGATGCAGGAAGAAATCGAACTGTTATTGACGAAGGTGAAGACCGAAAAGACCGTTGAAAAGGCCGGGCTGAAATTCTTCGTCGCAACCTATAAGGGAGTAAAAGTCGTCATTGTCAAAAGCGGCATCGGCAAGGTCAATGCGGCGCTGTGTGCGCAAATCCTGATTTCGGAATTTGCCGTGACCGGAGTTGTCAATGTCGGCTGCGCGGGCGGCGTAATCCCGAGTTTGGAAATTGGCGACGTTGTCGTAGCGGATGAGGTTGTTGAACACGATTATGATTTGAGTACGGTATGGCCATCGTTCAAGGTGGGGCAATTGCCGGAGATCGGCCAGTTCATGCAAACCGATGCGACGTACCGCCAAGCGGCGATTAAAGCGGCGCAGTCCATTACGGATATCGGCGTATCAACCGGAAGAGTGGCGAGCGGCGACACTTTCGTCAGCGATTCGGCGCTGCGTCAGCGGATCGTCGATGCGGTCGCACCGGCCGCGGTGGAAATGGAAGGCGCGGCAATCGGTCATGTCTGCGTTTTGAACAAAGTTCCGTTCGTCGTAATCCGTTCGATCTCTGATAACGCATCGACCGGCGCGCATAGCTCGTTCGAGGAATTCCTGCCCAAGGCGGCTGCGAATGCGGCGGCCATCCTGCTGGCGATGCTGGACGGCTTTGCAGCGCAATAATAAAACGGATAAAATAAGACCTCCGGCCAATTGTTTTAGGCTGGAGGTCTTTTGTCGTTTAAGCGTTGAAGCGGTAGCCTGCACCCCAAAGCGTTTCGATGTATTCCGGTGCGGCTGGGTCGGTTTCAATTTTTTTGCGTATTTTTTGAATGTGAACCGCGACAGTCGCCGTATCTCCGCAGAAGTCATCGTCCCACAGCGTGTCGAACAAATGAGACTTGCTGAATACGATGTTTGGATTGGAAGCCAGAAAAAACAGCAAATCATATTCTTTGGCGGTAAAGGTGACGGGGTTGCCGTTGACGCTGACTTTGCGCGAGGCCGGAGTGATTTCGAGTCCACGATGTTGCAGGACGGTGGAGGCAATAGGGCCTTTGAGGCGTTCATAGCGTTTGATATGTGATTTGATTCGCGCGACCAATTCGGCGGGACTGAATGGTTTTGTCAGATAATCGTCTGCACCGAAGTCGAGGCCTCTTATTTTGTCGATGTCATCGCTGCGCGCCGAGACGATAAGAATCGGCACTTCGAGGTTCCGGCGAATTTCCTTGATGATTTCAAAACCGTCTTTTTTCGGCAGCATCAGATCGACGACGATCAAATGATAGACGCCGGACAGTGCATGGCTGAGTCCGAGCAGACCATCGGATACGATGTCGGCCTGATAGCCGTTTAGTTGCAGATAATCGCGTTCGAGCTCGGCGATGTCGCGGTCGTCTTCAATGAGCAAGATTCGTTTCATAAAGGAGCCTCCTGTTCCAGCGCGTCTGAGAGCGGCAGACGGAGCGAAAAGCAGCATCCCTGACCAAGCTCGCTGACGACGCTGATCGTGCCGCCATGCGCTTCAATCAATTCTTTGGCGATTGCAAGGCCCAGACCGGTACTGGCGTAGTCTTTTTTGCGTTCGCTGTCGACGCGGAAAAAACGGTCGAAGATAAACGGCAATTGATCGGCGGGAATGCCGGGGCCGTTGTCGGAAACGGCCAGCGTAAGCCAGTTGTCCGCTGCCGATACGGTCACGCGGATTGCGAGCTGGCCGTCAGTGCTGTGTGTTACCGCATTGCTGATCAGATTGTTAAAGGCTTGATGAAAGCGCTTGCCGTCGATTTTTATCTGATAGTCTTGCGTCAATGCGTCGCAATACTGAAAGGAAACGCCTTTTTCGCGCAGGTCAAATTCATATTCTTCCATAAAATCGCTGAGAAATGGGCGGATCGAGACGGGGGCATAGCAAAACTCAAGCTTGGCCATGTCCAGCTTGGAGAAGAGGAATAAGTCGTCAATCAGATTATTAATGTATATGGCGTTGGAATGGATCGTGCGTAAATATTTTTCTTGCGCAGTCGGCGGCGTCTGTGCGTCGCACAGCGCTTCGATATAACCTTGGATAGCGGTGATCGGCGTTTTCAAATCGTGCGAGATGTTGGCGATTAATTCTTTGCGATTGGCTTCGTACTCAGCCTGCATTTGCTCGCTTTCGGCCAATTTTTGCGCCATTTCGTTGAACGAAAGAATCAGCAAGCTGAGATCGTTTGGCTCGGCGCAATTTACTTTCACGTTGTAATTTCCGTTGGCAATTTCATCGATACCTAACTTAAGGTTTTCGAGCGGGACAAAAATTCTTTTTTCAAAACGTTCGAGAAAGAAAAAATGCGCGACTTCTTTTATAATAATCAAAGCGGCGAGAAAAAGAGCGACTCCTTCAAAACCAAGCCAAGTGAATAACAAATATAAGAGCAACAGGTTAAAAAGTAAAAGGATCGGGCGAAGCCGGCGAAAATTGCGATGATGACGATGAAAGTCGCGATGGTGATGTCCGTGAATCATGCGCAGACGCATGAGAAAAGGATCGCTGCAGCAACTGTTTGGCTGCGTGTCCGGCTGAGAGCGCGAGGCGCGACATTTAAACATAATCAAATCACCTGCCGTTTTTCCGTATAGCCGCATTATAGTGCAAATGACCGAAAGGGTGCAAACCATTTTTGGCTGCACCCGTGACGATTCTGCTTGGCGGCTTATTTTTTAAACTGTAGATCGCCGGAGAA
Above is a genomic segment from Azotosporobacter soli containing:
- the tnpA gene encoding IS200/IS605 family transposase, which produces MDNSSLAHTKWKCKYHIVFAPKYRRQIIYGKIKSDIGVILRKLCEHKGVEIIEASACPDHVHMLVSIPPKISVSSFVGYLKGKSSLMIFDRHANLKYRYGNRQFWCKGYYVDTVGRNKKAIEEYIKNQLKDDVIAEQLTLKELVDPFTGEPAKKSK
- a CDS encoding methyl-accepting chemotaxis protein, which gives rise to MKLRGKLTLIFSVLTLLVLLITSIVGYKFAEQQVTSGIERELNESINAHANKLDGWLISKAKMLEITVGTLKSTVGDGEITVPMLAGYKTVDKELSDVYFGSAEGKMIDGSGWTPPADYDPRARSWYKDVKAQDKLIFTDPYLDMVTKKMAVSVALPVKNAAGQLRGVAAEDILMQTLVDSIKDITLNGEGYAYLLDAKGVMLAHPVAELVNKNVLNDESDKASAARTKEMLSNERGFIKYSFNDKDVMVVYKKVPATGWVLAIAVPQEVVYKPLAALKWLYGALTLGAMLLVLLVTFITAKRMTKPMEILASQVNVVANGDLTVQATVNGQDEIASLATDFNKMVRNLRKLILEVNHSAEQVAASSEELTASAEESAKASSQVAGSITDIAQGTDEQLRAVEQAEDVVKAISDGIERMTVDADKAVQKSAQAAERAKASGLSIDKAVHQMQLIEETVNTSAQVVANLGERSKEIGQIVETISGIAGQTNLLALNAAIEAARAGEQGRGFAVVADEVRKLAEQSQEAAKQIAALIGEIQSETAKAVAAMDSGTHEVSVGTQVVNEAGGAFTEIDGLVRQVVEQIEGFSSAMQQIDNGSRSIVSSMKTIDALSKKAAGETQTVSAATEEQSASMQEIASASQNLAEMAQKLQETVKQFEV
- a CDS encoding 5'-methylthioadenosine/adenosylhomocysteine nucleosidase; its protein translation is MILGIIGAMQEEIELLLTKVKTEKTVEKAGLKFFVATYKGVKVVIVKSGIGKVNAALCAQILISEFAVTGVVNVGCAGGVIPSLEIGDVVVADEVVEHDYDLSTVWPSFKVGQLPEIGQFMQTDATYRQAAIKAAQSITDIGVSTGRVASGDTFVSDSALRQRIVDAVAPAAVEMEGAAIGHVCVLNKVPFVVIRSISDNASTGAHSSFEEFLPKAAANAAAILLAMLDGFAAQ
- a CDS encoding response regulator transcription factor, whose protein sequence is MKRILLIEDDRDIAELERDYLQLNGYQADIVSDGLLGLSHALSGVYHLIVVDLMLPKKDGFEIIKEIRRNLEVPILIVSARSDDIDKIRGLDFGADDYLTKPFSPAELVARIKSHIKRYERLKGPIASTVLQHRGLEITPASRKVSVNGNPVTFTAKEYDLLFFLASNPNIVFSKSHLFDTLWDDDFCGDTATVAVHIQKIRKKIETDPAAPEYIETLWGAGYRFNA
- a CDS encoding HAMP domain-containing sensor histidine kinase — protein: MFKCRASRSQPDTQPNSCCSDPFLMRLRMIHGHHHRDFHRHHRNFRRLRPILLLFNLLLLYLLFTWLGFEGVALFLAALIIIKEVAHFFFLERFEKRIFVPLENLKLGIDEIANGNYNVKVNCAEPNDLSLLILSFNEMAQKLAESEQMQAEYEANRKELIANISHDLKTPITAIQGYIEALCDAQTPPTAQEKYLRTIHSNAIYINNLIDDLFLFSKLDMAKLEFCYAPVSIRPFLSDFMEEYEFDLREKGVSFQYCDALTQDYQIKIDGKRFHQAFNNLISNAVTHSTDGQLAIRVTVSAADNWLTLAVSDNGPGIPADQLPFIFDRFFRVDSERKKDYASTGLGLAIAKELIEAHGGTISVVSELGQGCCFSLRLPLSDALEQEAPL